One Desulfatitalea tepidiphila genomic region harbors:
- a CDS encoding sigma-54-dependent Fis family transcriptional regulator, whose product MEKKTREQLVTEIVGLHASITMLEQRVRQYEKERTALLASETRYHTVFDNSGAGTFVKEADMTISMVNPAFERLTGYTKKEIEGRMKWTDFIHPDDRPRLIRYHDERRQGQNVPTESECRVIDRQGIVKEAYLKLDLIPDTQRSIGSLVDLSQLKEARRQMKEGQALFQAIVEGFEGFLYVCSADYRLTYLNPQARRRVGQDAVGEICYRAVHRRDTPCPFCVQDQVQKGQTVRFEMINPKDRRWYQSTNSPIHHVDGTVSLLAMVTDITPAKRAEAALRAAEIETRKENIFLRSRISQRHKFGNIVGQSPAMQRVYEQILSAAATDATVIIYGEPGTGKELVAQAIHEMSDRRNHRFVPVHCGAIPENLIESEFFGYKKGAFSGADSDRGGYIDFADGGTVFLDEIGEISLHMQIKLLRVIEGAGFTPVGSSQVKQSNIRIIAATNRDLRERITSGMMREDFYYRIHILPIHLPPLKSRKEDLPLLIDHFLTIYGGKQKPPPLTDRMLAKLVNHDWPGNIRELQNVIIRYCALQVIELSASPPAHIITRPAREERPGSGQIKDLKTMVADHERRLIAQALEANQWHRGKVADQLGVDRKTLFSKMKRYGLG is encoded by the coding sequence ATGGAAAAGAAAACCAGAGAACAGCTCGTCACCGAAATCGTCGGGTTGCATGCCAGTATCACGATGCTGGAGCAGCGGGTACGGCAATATGAAAAGGAGCGCACAGCCCTTTTGGCGAGCGAAACGCGCTATCATACGGTCTTCGACAACAGCGGCGCCGGCACGTTCGTCAAAGAGGCGGACATGACCATCTCGATGGTCAATCCAGCGTTCGAACGACTCACCGGCTACACCAAGAAAGAGATCGAGGGGCGGATGAAATGGACGGATTTCATCCACCCCGACGATCGGCCTCGCCTGATCCGATACCATGATGAACGGCGCCAGGGCCAAAACGTCCCCACCGAATCGGAATGCCGTGTCATCGACCGCCAGGGAATCGTCAAAGAGGCTTACCTGAAACTCGACCTGATACCCGACACACAGCGCAGCATCGGCTCTCTGGTGGACCTGAGCCAGTTGAAAGAAGCCCGCCGGCAGATGAAAGAGGGCCAGGCCCTGTTCCAGGCCATCGTCGAGGGCTTCGAAGGATTTCTCTATGTGTGCAGCGCCGACTATCGGCTCACCTACCTCAACCCCCAGGCCCGGCGGCGGGTCGGACAGGATGCCGTGGGCGAGATATGCTACCGGGCCGTCCACCGCCGCGACACCCCCTGCCCGTTTTGCGTGCAGGATCAGGTCCAAAAAGGACAAACCGTTCGTTTCGAAATGATCAACCCCAAGGACCGGCGCTGGTACCAGAGCACCAACAGCCCGATTCACCACGTGGATGGAACGGTCTCGCTCCTCGCCATGGTCACGGACATCACCCCCGCCAAACGGGCCGAAGCCGCCCTTCGGGCCGCCGAAATCGAAACCCGCAAGGAGAACATTTTCTTGCGCAGCCGCATCAGCCAGCGGCACAAATTCGGCAACATCGTCGGACAGAGCCCGGCCATGCAGCGGGTGTATGAACAGATCCTCAGCGCCGCCGCCACGGATGCCACAGTCATCATCTACGGCGAACCGGGCACGGGCAAGGAGTTGGTCGCCCAAGCGATCCACGAGATGAGCGATCGCCGCAACCACCGCTTTGTCCCGGTGCACTGCGGCGCCATCCCAGAAAATCTGATCGAAAGCGAATTCTTCGGATATAAAAAAGGCGCCTTCTCGGGCGCGGACAGCGATCGGGGCGGCTATATCGATTTTGCCGACGGCGGCACCGTATTCCTCGACGAAATCGGTGAAATCAGCCTCCACATGCAGATCAAACTGTTGCGGGTCATCGAGGGGGCCGGGTTCACCCCGGTGGGCAGCAGCCAGGTCAAACAATCCAACATCCGCATCATCGCGGCCACCAACCGCGATCTGCGCGAACGCATCACCAGCGGCATGATGCGGGAAGATTTCTATTACCGCATCCACATCCTGCCCATTCATCTGCCGCCGCTCAAATCGCGCAAAGAGGACCTGCCGCTGCTCATCGACCATTTCCTGACCATCTACGGCGGCAAACAAAAACCGCCCCCCCTGACCGACCGCATGCTCGCCAAACTCGTCAACCACGACTGGCCGGGCAACATCCGAGAACTCCAGAACGTGATCATCCGGTACTGCGCGCTGCAGGTGATCGAGTTGAGCGCCAGCCCGCCGGCCCATATCATCACCCGGCCGGCGCGCGAGGAACGCCCGGGGTCAGGTCAGATCAAGGACCTGAAAACCATGGTCGCCGACCACGAACGGCGACTCATCGCCCAGGCTTTGGAAGCGAACCAGTGGCACCGCGGCAAAGTGGCGGATCAACTCGGAGTGGATCGAAAGACCTTGTTTTCAAAAATGAAGCGATATGGATTGGGTTAG
- a CDS encoding hydrogenase maturation protease — MFEFGDHLTQPCLVFGCGNPLFGDDGFGPRVIEHLCAHHQLPRHVACLDIGTTIRDMLFDILLSPKKPRQIVIVDAMDIEGGVPGQLSEIDISQIHPAKICDFSLHQFPTTNMLKEIQEGTDIEVRVLVVHPTELPPEIRPGLSPAVAAAVPEMCRRIMAIVTQTVSAEPIQEGETQ; from the coding sequence ATGTTCGAATTCGGTGATCACCTGACCCAACCCTGCCTGGTATTCGGATGCGGCAATCCCCTGTTCGGAGACGATGGATTCGGGCCCCGGGTGATCGAACACCTGTGTGCCCACCACCAGTTGCCCCGGCACGTGGCTTGCCTCGATATCGGAACCACCATCCGCGACATGCTGTTTGATATCCTCCTTTCCCCCAAAAAGCCAAGACAGATTGTGATCGTGGATGCCATGGACATTGAAGGCGGGGTGCCGGGGCAACTTTCTGAAATCGATATATCCCAGATTCATCCGGCGAAAATCTGCGATTTTTCCCTGCACCAGTTCCCCACGACCAACATGCTCAAAGAGATTCAGGAGGGCACGGACATCGAGGTGCGTGTTCTGGTGGTGCACCCCACCGAACTGCCCCCCGAGATCCGGCCGGGTCTTTCACCGGCCGTGGCAGCGGCCGTGCCGGAGATGTGCCGCCGGATCATGGCGATCGTCACCCAAACCGTTTCGGCAGAACCGATCCAAGAAGGAGAAACCCAATGA
- a CDS encoding FAD-dependent oxidoreductase has protein sequence MLRTPLKSKAPIGAVMVVGGGIAGIQASLDLANSGYAVHLIERSPAIGGVMAQLDKTYPTNDCAMUIISPKLVECGRHLNITLHTLSEVVGFDGEAGNFTVTVKKHPRYIQMDKCIACGLCAEKCPKKVPNEFNMGLDKRKAAFIPYGQAVPLKYAIDPEACIYLTRGKCRACEKFCPTGAINFDDKEELVELQVGSVILAPGFKPFDPTGWDFYGYGRIADVVTSIQYERLLSAGGPCMGHVVRPSDETPPKKVAWIQCVGSRNTNRCDNGYCSSVCCMYAIKQMLITAEHAHGEPVEQAVFFMDMRSPGKEFERYYENAKASGIRFIRSRPHTIDPGPSGSGVRLRYVTESGETLDEAFDLCVLSVGLEPAKGSRELATTVGIDLDQFGFAFSSNLSPVQSSRPGVFVTGAFQAPKAIPRSVTQASAAAAAAAEALHDARGTLTRQKTYPPEIDIHDQAPRIGVFVCSCGINIAGVVDVKAVAEYAKGLPHVTLVENNLFTCSADTQDIIAARIREHRLNRIVVAACTPRTHEALFQDTLKEAGLNGYLIEMANIRNQNSWVHQREPERATAKAKDQVRMAVAKAGLIDPLKNLSIQVVQKALVIGGGVAGLTAALGLAEQGYPTVLLERGDRLGGNAWHVTGTAKDEPVRPWLEGLIQQVQRHERIKVLTNARLKTAVGSVGSFVSEIEVNGETRAVTYGAAVLATGASESRTDEYLCGQDPRVLTHLELDDRLMQNPDQFKGVHSMAFIQCVGSRDSRRPYCSRICCTHTMRSAIRLKTLNPRMNIYVLYRDIRAYGKRETLYQKARELGVLFIRYSLDAKPRVSADPQGLSVACSDPILQMPLNLQVEHLVLATAIEANPTQELTALFKCGVNADGFLNEAHPKLRPVDMAVDGLFVCGMANYPQPIEESLAQAQAAVSRACVILAQREMKLDAIKSAVTDKCDGCALCVDVCPYRAIRLVETENGDGRKTKRIVTDPALCKGCGLCAATCPKGGVEVNGFTLDQLRAQMAAALAA, from the coding sequence ATGTTGCGCACCCCCCTGAAAAGCAAGGCGCCCATCGGCGCCGTCATGGTGGTCGGCGGCGGCATTGCCGGCATCCAGGCCAGCCTCGATCTGGCCAACTCGGGCTACGCGGTCCACCTGATCGAGCGCAGCCCTGCCATCGGCGGCGTGATGGCCCAGTTGGACAAGACCTATCCGACCAACGACTGCGCCATGTGAATTATTTCGCCCAAGTTGGTCGAGTGCGGTCGGCACTTGAATATCACGCTCCACACCTTGTCCGAAGTGGTCGGTTTCGACGGCGAAGCCGGCAATTTCACCGTTACCGTCAAGAAACATCCCCGCTACATCCAGATGGATAAGTGCATCGCCTGTGGCCTGTGCGCGGAAAAATGTCCGAAGAAGGTACCCAACGAATTCAATATGGGGCTGGACAAGCGCAAGGCCGCCTTCATTCCCTATGGACAGGCCGTGCCCCTGAAATACGCCATCGATCCCGAAGCCTGCATCTATCTGACCCGGGGCAAATGCCGCGCCTGCGAAAAATTCTGCCCCACCGGCGCCATCAATTTCGATGACAAGGAAGAGCTGGTCGAGCTTCAGGTCGGCTCGGTCATCCTGGCCCCCGGCTTCAAGCCCTTCGACCCTACGGGCTGGGACTTTTATGGATACGGCCGCATCGCCGACGTGGTGACGAGCATCCAATACGAGCGGCTCCTCTCGGCCGGCGGCCCCTGCATGGGCCATGTGGTGCGCCCTTCGGACGAGACCCCGCCCAAAAAGGTGGCCTGGATCCAGTGCGTGGGCTCGCGCAACACCAATCGCTGCGACAACGGCTACTGTTCAAGCGTCTGCTGCATGTACGCCATCAAACAGATGCTGATCACGGCCGAGCACGCCCACGGCGAGCCGGTCGAGCAGGCGGTCTTCTTCATGGACATGCGCAGCCCTGGCAAAGAGTTCGAGCGCTATTACGAAAATGCCAAGGCCAGCGGTATCCGGTTCATCCGCAGCCGCCCCCACACCATCGATCCGGGCCCGTCCGGCAGCGGCGTTCGTCTGCGCTATGTGACCGAGAGCGGCGAAACCCTTGACGAAGCATTCGACCTGTGCGTCCTGTCGGTGGGCCTGGAGCCGGCCAAGGGCAGCCGGGAACTGGCCACCACGGTGGGCATCGATCTGGATCAGTTCGGCTTCGCGTTCTCATCGAATCTTTCACCGGTTCAAAGCAGCCGGCCGGGTGTGTTCGTAACCGGCGCCTTCCAGGCGCCCAAGGCGATTCCACGTTCGGTCACCCAGGCTTCGGCCGCGGCGGCCGCGGCGGCCGAAGCATTGCATGACGCCCGCGGCACCCTGACCCGTCAGAAAACCTATCCGCCGGAGATCGATATTCATGACCAGGCGCCGCGCATCGGCGTCTTCGTCTGTTCGTGCGGGATCAATATCGCCGGCGTCGTCGATGTCAAGGCCGTGGCCGAATATGCCAAGGGCCTGCCCCATGTCACCCTGGTGGAAAACAACCTGTTCACCTGTTCGGCCGACACCCAGGACATCATCGCCGCGCGCATCCGTGAACACCGCCTCAACCGCATCGTGGTCGCCGCCTGTACGCCGCGCACCCACGAGGCGCTGTTCCAGGACACCCTCAAGGAGGCCGGTCTCAACGGCTACCTGATCGAAATGGCCAACATCCGCAACCAGAACTCGTGGGTGCACCAGCGCGAACCGGAACGGGCCACGGCCAAGGCCAAGGACCAGGTCCGCATGGCGGTGGCCAAGGCCGGTTTGATCGACCCGTTGAAAAACCTATCCATCCAGGTGGTGCAGAAGGCACTGGTGATCGGCGGCGGGGTGGCCGGCTTGACGGCGGCCCTGGGTCTGGCCGAACAGGGATACCCCACGGTCCTGCTCGAACGCGGCGACCGCCTGGGCGGCAATGCCTGGCACGTGACCGGCACGGCCAAAGACGAACCGGTCCGTCCCTGGCTGGAAGGGCTGATTCAACAGGTACAGCGCCACGAACGCATCAAGGTCCTGACCAACGCCCGCCTGAAAACCGCCGTCGGATCGGTGGGCAGCTTTGTCAGCGAGATCGAAGTCAACGGCGAAACGCGGGCGGTCACCTACGGCGCCGCCGTGCTGGCCACCGGCGCATCCGAGAGCCGCACGGACGAATACCTCTGCGGCCAGGACCCGCGAGTGCTGACCCATCTCGAGCTGGACGATCGTTTGATGCAGAATCCCGATCAATTCAAGGGGGTTCACAGCATGGCGTTCATTCAATGCGTGGGATCGCGGGACAGCCGGCGGCCCTATTGTTCCCGCATCTGCTGCACCCACACCATGCGCAGCGCCATCCGCCTCAAGACCCTCAACCCCCGGATGAACATCTATGTCCTTTACCGGGACATCCGCGCCTATGGCAAACGCGAAACCCTGTACCAGAAGGCGCGCGAGCTGGGGGTGCTGTTCATCCGCTACAGCCTGGATGCCAAACCCCGGGTGAGCGCCGATCCGCAGGGCCTGTCGGTCGCCTGCAGCGATCCGATCCTGCAGATGCCCCTGAACCTGCAGGTCGAACACCTGGTGCTGGCGACGGCCATCGAGGCCAATCCCACCCAGGAGCTCACCGCGCTGTTCAAGTGCGGCGTCAATGCGGACGGCTTCCTCAACGAAGCCCATCCCAAACTGCGGCCGGTGGACATGGCGGTGGACGGCCTGTTTGTGTGCGGCATGGCCAATTATCCTCAACCCATCGAGGAGAGCCTGGCCCAGGCCCAGGCCGCCGTTTCACGGGCCTGCGTGATCCTGGCCCAGCGCGAGATGAAACTGGATGCCATCAAATCGGCTGTGACCGATAAGTGCGACGGCTGCGCCCTCTGCGTGGACGTCTG